In Rhodamnia argentea isolate NSW1041297 chromosome 11, ASM2092103v1, whole genome shotgun sequence, one genomic interval encodes:
- the LOC115746976 gene encoding probable disease resistance protein At5g66900 — protein sequence MPIDFAGAAVGAAFGELFSLVNHLVKTVAAFRGQLKKIQTTLGNIEPIIKDIDKFNNLLDRSPEELAPIKVLLEEGQGLVNKCLKIHKLNLCTKYTHSRKLTAFNAALQFQLYIPLLNARDAKELLISVLSNGGALQSGLEAFGNLAVPAAPDFIVGLEVEASLRQLQEQLLEKGASVIIVTAPGGCGKTTLLKKLCHEAAIEGKFKDKIMFVPVSKKPNLTDIVQKMYQHNGFKVPEIKSEEFAVHCMKQLLNKVGQDPVLLVLDDVWKESESIIDKFICDGIKDYKIVVTSRYEFPHFRPAYHLNPLTHDEAVELFRICVTVDDRSMGAPDAKLLNQIVEHCKRLPLVIKVVAKSLRGKDYAFWKKKLHELSEGHSLLDLDIEILDCLRKSLDDLDGDPSIKERFMDLGSFPEDCRIPATALIDMWVELYKLDFDGVQATPDLHELEYRNLADLVFPRRDSRDDDESYRSHYVMQHDLLRELAIKECNRGEVEKRERLILDLMGNNFPNWWREQKQQPLRARLVSISTDGNFSTPWPNLELPAAEALVLNFQANMQTKTYALPEFIAKSHKLKALIVTNYSFFPAELGNFHVIGSNLRRIRLERIAVPFLSMGNLRLHSLKKISFFMCDISEASMSNGAKISDAMPNLVELDIDYCNDLVTLPDDICEIKPLRKFSITNCHNLSALPEQIGQSASLEVIRLNSCTNLLRLPDSIRSLQNLRFLDISDCLNLRALPDQIGQIVNLERIHMRGCLRLSGLPASIVKLRNLRKVVCEEDKVAMWRPLKDTLNCLEITLFEEEANLDWLND from the exons ATGCCTATTGATTTCGCAGGGGCTGCTGTGGGAGCAGCATTCGGCGAGCTGTTCTCGCTCGTTAACCACCTAGTGAAAACTGTTGCCGCATTTCGTGGCCAGCTGAAGAAGATCCAAACCACTTTGGGCAACATAGAACCAATCATCAAGGACATCGACAAGTTCAACAATCTGCTGGACCGGAGTCCGGAAGAGTTGGCTCCGATCAAGGTCCTATTGGAGGAAGGCCAAGGACTGGTCAACAAGTGCTTGAAGATCCACAAGCTCAACCTGTGCACGAAGTATACACACTCGAGAAAGCTGACCGCCTTCAACGCGGCACTCCAGTTCCAGCTTTACATACCGCTGCTAAATGCGAGGGACGCGAAGGAGCTGTTAATTTCCGTGCTGTCCAACGGCGGGGCCCTCCAGAGTGGGCTTGAGGCTTTTGGCAACCTTGCGGTCCCTGCGGCGCCCGATTTCATTGTTGGGTTGGAGGTGGAGGCGTCCTTGAGGCAGCTACAGGAGCAGTTGCTCGAGAAGGGAGCATCTGTGATCATTGTGACCGCCCCAGGCGGGTGCGGGAAGACCACTCTGCTCAAGAAATTATGTCATGAAGCGGCAATTGAAG GCAAATTTAAGGACAAAATCATGTTTGTTCCCGTCTCGAAGAAGCCCAACCTGACAGACATTGTCCAGAAAATGTATCAACACAATGGTTTCAAGGTACCCGAGATTAAATCAGAAGAGTTTGCAGTTCATTGCATGAAGCAACTGCTCAACAAAGTAGGCCAAGATCCTGTCTTGCTTGTGCTGGACGATGTCTGGAAAGAATCGGAATCCAtcattgacaaatttatctgCGATGGAATCAAAGATTACAAGATTGTGGTGACATCAAGATATGAGTTTCCTCATTTTCGTCCTGCCTATCACCTGAACCCACTGACTCATGACGAAGCCGTGGAACTTTTTCGTATATGCGTCACTGTTGATGATAGGAGCATGGGTGCACCAGATGCTAAGCTCCTGAATCAG ATTGTGGAACACTGTAAGCGATTGCCATTGGTCATTAAAGTCGTTGCCAAGTCTCTCCGAGGAAAGGATTATGCATTCTGGAAAAAAAAGCTTCATGAATTGTCTGAAGGTCATTCCCTTCTTGATTTGGACATCGAGATTCTAGATTGCCTCAGAAAGAGCTTGGACGACTTGGATGGTGACCCTTCGATCAAGGAACGTTTCATGGACCTTGGCTCGTTTCCGGAGGATTGTCGGATCCCTGCTACAGCCCTTATTGATATGTGGGTGGAATTGTACAAGCTAGATTTTGATGGTGTGCAGGCCACTCCTGACCTCCATGAACTCGAGTACAGGAACCTAGCTGATCTCGTGTTTCCCAG GAGAGATTCAAGGGACGACGATGAATCTTACCGTAGCCACTATGTTATGCAGCACGATCTGCTCAGAGAGCTGGCTATCAAGGAGTGCAATCGAGGGGAagtagagaagagagagagactcattCTAGACTTGATGGGAAATAACTTTCCCAACTGGTGGAGAGAGCAAAAG caacagccTCTCCGTGCTCGTTTAGTGTCCATCTCCACAG ATGGAAATTTCTCAACACCCTGGCCGAATCTCGAGTTGCCTGCAGCTGAGGCTCTTGTCTTGAACTTCCAGGCCAACATGCAAACCAAAACCTACGCTTTGCCCGAATTCATTGCGAAGTCCCACAAGCTTAAGGCCCTGATAGTAACAAACTACAGTTTCTTTCCCGCTGAGCTGGGCAATTTCCATGTCATAGGGTCCAATTTACGGAGGATCAGGCTCGAGCGCATAGCCGTTCCTTTCCTAAGCATGGGAAACCTACGGTTGCACAGTTTGAAGAAGATATCCTTTTTCATGTGCGACATCAGTGAGGCTTCGATGTCGAATGGTGCCAAGATCTCCGATGCAATGCCAAACTTAGTGGAGCTCGACATCGACTATTGCAATGATCTTGTGACATTACCGGATGACATCTGTGAGATAAAGCCTTTGCGGAAATTTAGCATCACAAACTGCCATAACTTGTCCGCTCTCCCCGAACAAATTGGGCAATCGGCATCCCTTGAAGTAATCAGGCTTAACTCCTGCACAAACTTGTTGCGGTTACCGGACTCGATTCGAAGCCTCCAAAACTTGAGATTTCTCGATATATCTGATTGCCTGAATCTAAGGGCCTTGCCTGaccaaattggtcaaattgttAATCTCGAGAGGATACACATGAGAGGATGTCTGAGGTTGTCTGGGTTGCCGGCGTCTATCGTGAAGTTGAGGAACTTGAGGAAGGTGGTTTGTGAGGAAGACAAAGTCGCCATGTGGAGGCCTCTTAAGGACACTCTCAACTGCTTGGAGATAACTCTgtttgaagaagaagccaacTTAGATTGGCTAAATGATTAA
- the LOC115746975 gene encoding glucan endo-1,3-beta-glucosidase, acidic isoform-like, translated as MENVYPYVNYLIEVGHVSLDYELFRGGGEPVRDDMLAYDNLFNASVDAFAWVMEKEGFGGWEVVVAESGEAEGMANVLAFNGNVVRRAVRGAGTPKRPSVGVEVYLFGLFDENKKVGKEYERHFGLNGTRAYNLNFS; from the coding sequence ATGGAAAACGTGTACCCATACGTCAACTACCTAATTGAGGTGGGGCACGTGTCGCTGGACTACGAGCTGTTCAGGGGAGGAGGAGAGCCAGTCCGTGACGACATGCTGGCATACGACAACCTGTTCAACGCGAGCGTGGATGCATTCGCTTGGGTGATGGAGAAGGAAGGGTTCGGAGGgtgggaggtggtggtggcggagaGTGGGGAGGCGGAGGGCATGGCGAACGTGTTGGCATTCAACGGGAATGTGGTGAGGCGGGCGGTGAGGGGTGCGGGGACGCCAAAGAGGCCCAGCGTAGGCGTGGAGGTTTATCTGTTCGGACTATTTGATGAGAATAAGAAGGTCGGCAAAGAGTATGAGAGGCATTTTGGGCTTAATGGCACCAGGGCCTATAATTTGAACTTCAGTTGa